Within Treponema primitia ZAS-1, the genomic segment GGGAAGAACTTGAAGATCTAAAAGAAACTGCATAAAATTACTGTTTTCAAACGATGAAGCAGTTTCAAGTTTAAAACTGTTTCATCGTATTTTGTATGCTGTCATTATGGGGTTTATTTGATTTATCGGATTTATCCATGCATTATTAATATATATTGTATTAATTGCGTGTCGCCGTGATTGCGACAAAAGATCAATAAAGCAGTGTTATACTGATTATCAGGGAGAATATATGACACAAGAAAATGAGCATTACATGAATGAATTGGCAGTTGAAATAAGTCTTAAACAAACAGAAATCTTGATGGAAAAATCTGCGCAAGCTAAGTCAGATGAAAATAAGGAAGCAGAGATTAAGGCTGAATTTGAACCGGTTGGCTTGATAAATAATACTTTACTAAAAAAGTAATGTCGCCTCGAAAGGGACAAATACTCCCAAAACACCCGCTACTATGGAGGAACGAATGATTAATGATGCAATGGTCCAAGGACTAAAAGCGTATATTAAGGGACATTATGTATTACGGGGTAATTATCCTCTTGCAAATGACTTCAAACCTTACCCTAACGATACTCATAAGCAGGGAATAATGCCATCCTTGGATAAACTGTCAAGTGAAATGGGCGGTTATATTAAAAAGCGGAGAAGCCCCCAAACTTTCGCGGTTTTGCTGGACAAACTGCGGGAGGAAAAAGGGCTTACCCCGGCTCAATTGTATGAGGGAGCTTGGATTGACCGAAGGCTTTATTCAAAAATCATTGGGAACAGGTATTATCATCCGGTTAAAAATACCGTCATTGCCCTTGGCTTATCGCTTAAGCTTTCCATGTCCGAAATGGAGAATCTGCTTAGCAGCGCGGGATTTGTCCTTAATGCCAGTTCTATTTTTGATTTGGCCATTATGTTTTGTTTGGATAACCAGATTTATGACATTTATGATGTGAATGTTCTGTTATTAGAGGCTGACCAGAAGGTGCTTTGCAGAGAGTGAGTAAGGATTAAATGATCATACCCACATCGGGTATGATCACACTTTTTTGTTGATTATGCTAAGGAGGAAAACGGCATGGGCAAAATAATTTATATCATATATGACAAGGCAGATGTGAATGCTTCCTTGGCAAAATTGTTGGAATCGGCTTTAAATGAAACAGGCACATACACTGTAAATATACAAACAAAATCGGAATATGAAGGTGAGAATTTAAAATATGAACTTCTTGGCACGGCAAGGGAAGATGGCGCGATGTTTATTTTTGCCGGGAAAATAAATGACATTCTTTTTGATAAGATTCAATGGCGCTATGATGAATTCGGTATGAAATATGGCTGGGATGGAAATAATGCTTTACTATATACAGAAAAAAGAAAATGGAGTGAAGCAGAACTTTCAGAACTCGCTAAATTATTTGGCAATACAACTCCCGAAAATTCAATAAAAAAAGGACTGAGTAATATCGGGGGTAAAATCAATAAGCTGCCAGCGGGATTAAAAATAGCCGGGGCTATCGGCGGAGCAGCTCTTTTTGGCGCTGCAGCAATGGTGGCAGCAGGATCAGCTTTCTTAATCAATGGAAAAATTAATAACGATAAAATATTTGAGAATCAGCAAAAGTATCTGGTTAAAATATTTTGTGAACAAGCTATCACTGATTTCACAGGGGAAATATGAGTTACCGCATCGGTTCTTTTAATATGCTAAATTTTTCAGGGAAAACTCAAAAAGACCTTGATGTCATTACCAATATTATTGTATCAGAGCAGTTTGATATCATAGCCCTCCAGGAAGTTTTACGTCCGGAAGCACTTACCATGCTATTGCGCCGACTTCCCCTATATTGGGAGGGAAGCCAGGCATCGCCAAGAAGCAATAAAAGTGAACTCGAATTTTTTAATGACGGTGATAACACAAACGAACAGCAGATTTCACAAAATGTCAGAAGTACGGCAAATACTGCAAAGGGCTATGCGTTTCTTTGGAATACCAAGCGTGTACGGGAATGTTCTAGAAATGGCCCGCAGATATTTGAACAGATAAAAAACGGTGCATTAGTACGCAATCCGTATTATGGACGTTTTACTCCTGCCGGATTACCCGGAGGAAGTTTTTTTGAAATACGTTTGATAAATGTGCATTTGTGCAGTCCTGCCGAAGATAAAGCGGCCAGAATGAAGGAATACGCGCTTGTCACGGAAGAAGTATATAACCGGATAAACAAAAAAAGATATGGCGACAATATGCCTGCTTATACGATCCTTTTAGGTGATTACAATATGCCGATAGCATGGTGTAGTGAATCAGGGTTAAATAGTACAAATCAAATGATGATTACAGAACAGGAAGAAAAAACCACATTAAAAAGGAATATCACCGATTCACAATCTGAAAAAGTTCACTTTAATTTTCTTAAAAAGCATGTAAAAAAAGCCATCCATGGTGGTCGCTTGCAAAGCAGTGCAGATAATGATGAGAATTTTGCCAATGACTATGACCATTTTAGCTATGATATGTTAAATTTGGTTGATATTCCTTTGAAGATTGCTCGTATCAATTCCGTTAAGAAATATTACCATAACGATTTAGAAAATCATCGAAAACAAATTTCAGATCATGTTCCAATTGTATTGGAGCTTGAATTAAACAGTGGATACTAATGGGGGATAAAGACTTATGAGCAATGAAAATACATTGGAAAAAACATTTACCGACAGACAAAAACTTGAAGCGGCCTATGCATTGAATTTGTGTACGGTATCGGTTTCACAAATTGTCGATTATAACGACATCTATATCCTTGAGCAGGAATACGATGCAATTTTGAATAACCTCAATATTCAAAATATTATTCATGATGAAGTTTTACTTTCTGTTCTAAAGCAAATCCTTGACACAATTACCTTCTTCAAAATACAGGAAGGAGATAAGAAGTTTATTGAAAAGGAATATCAGGCAAAACTGAAAAATGCTATATGGTCGGCGGTACCTAATTTAAGTGTCATCATTGCCGGAGGGAATCCGATAACAGCGGCGATTGGTATTGCGAGCCAAATCGGTATTGGCTATATGTCTTATCGTAAAACAAAAAGCGAAGCAGGTCTTGCTGAAGAAAGGGCCAAGTGGGAACTTCAAAGGGCGGCTATTGAACAATTCTCAGCTTTACAACGGGAATTGTTTGCCTGTGCGTGGCGTCTTTCCGATAAATATAACTTTGATGATCGTTATCGCCTTACTGAAAAGCAAATACGACAATATAACACAATCCTTTTAGATCCAGACCCGATGCGCCGTTATGAACGGCTTGACACCCAAAAGCAAATTTTCCAGGCATTTCCGCCATTCTGGTATTATAAGGGCAATGCAGCAAAAGAGGTGGCAAAGAAATACGAGCAGAGAGAGGATATATCCGCCGCATATAAAGCAAAAGCCCTTGAAGATTATCAAAAATTTGACACAATCTATGTAGAGCTCATGCGGGAAGACGTTATCGCCGCATCCTGCGCCCTTGAACATATTGTCCTGCTTGACAAGGCAAAGGATGGCGAGGAGATAAGAAAATTGCTTGACCGCGCTATTCGCCTTGCCGGAGATAACTTTGACGTGCTTCAAATCGCAGTTTTAAATTACATCTCCCTAGGCGAGCAAAAAAATGCAAAGGCCATTTTACGCCGCCTGGTAAACGAAGATTACAATATCAGCCTAAATGGTATACTCCTTAGCCGTATTTATTGCAAATGGGAAAAAAATAAAGTCCAATACGATATTCTTCTCGACCGTATCGGTAAAAATAACGTTATACCATGGATAGAGGATGATGCAGAGGCCGATAAGCAATACATTGAAAGCCGGGAAAAGGATTTGATGTCCGGGTTTAATCGCTTTGTCGATTATTTTACTTTGAAATACAAAACAAAATTTAATGAACTTGTTGCTTATGATAAGACAGCCAATCTAAAAAAACGGCTAGAGTGGAGTCAAAACACCGATATTACACAATATCTAGTCGATACCTTGAATGAAATGTTTACCGAAATGCAGCAATTTGATTTGTTTTCAATACAAAAACGCCAAAATAATGCGAGATGGTCTGATTATTTCAAGGAACAGGCTGATTTGGTTTCAGTTAAAATTATAGATTTCAACAAAATAAAAGTAAAAGCAATGGGCATGATAGTGGAAATATCTTCCAAGACCTCTTTCAATATCCTTAATCTTAAAGGTAACGAGAATGAAATAAATCAGAAAAAGCTTGAGAGCGCAATTGAAGTTTTAATTGAATCATCTGAATTTATCAAGGTTATTTCTGATTTTCCGGCTAATATCAAGGAAGAATTCAGAAAAAGTCTTACAGTTGAATCAGTTACCAACTTACAAGATAATATGTCGATTATTCTTGAACAGTGGTACTCTGAAAACGGATATCCGATGTCCAGCGATGATTCGATTCTAGCAGAGTTGCATGATAAAACAGATTTTTATTTTGCATACCCAAAGGAAGCTTAAAATAAGTATAAGGAGCTGCAAAAAATGCAACGATGGATTTGTAGAAATTGTAGGCAGACAACAGATACAACCGGTTCATACCCGGTTTCCCATTCTAATCATTGTTCAAAAAGCGGTGGTATCCATCAATGGGTTAAATTTGTTGTCACCCAACAACCCGCTCACTATATTTGTAAATATTGCCCTGGTTCATTTAATACACAGAATAAAAGTCAAGAGGAATTAAAATCATGTCATGCAAGCCCTCGAAGGCATCATATATTTATTAAAAAATAGTTTCAAGAAAGGACTGATATGGCAACATTCAACGTAAAATATCAAACTATTCGCACAGGGAAACCACCGATAATAATGGGGATCAAGTCAACAATGGTAACTGCGGATAATATGTGGGAAGCAAGGCAGATGTTTAAGTATACGCATATAGATGATGGTGCCGTTTCATATAAAATTGTCGCTGTTATAAAAAGTAGTAAATAAAAATATACAAGGGAGGTGCTAAAAATATCGTCATGTACTGTCATAATTGCGGAAATAAAATAATTACTCCAGTAAATTTTTGCCAAAAATGCGGAGCAAAAATAAATTCAACTGATGATACAACACAATTTGAAGATATAGAATATGAAATGCATGATGACAAAGACAGCAAAATAACTAATCAAACAAAAATAAACCAGTCTAACGAGAAAGCAAATGAATTAACGACAATTCCCCAGTTAAAAGACCATCTTATGCAGTTAAGCAATTCAAGGGATAATGATGAAGCGCTTGCTCTTGCGGCAAAGGCTCAATTACAAGTTTTAGAAGTAATAAATTCACCTGCCATGGTTTCCAGTGTTTTTGACTTAATGATTGAATCATTATACCGAGCTTATGGAAAAACAAAAAACGAAGATGAAACGAAAGAATTGCAAATGCGAGCTTCACTCATGGTACAAAATATGGTTTTCTTTATGGAAGCCAAAGTTCGTTACGAGGAGGATAAGTTTTCTAAACAAGGGAAAGAACTTATGCAAAAAGGGTGCTCATTGCTTGCTGAATCCGCAACCTCTATTATTGCTGCAGGACCTTTAGGTGGCATTAAAATTATGTCAAGTAAGTTGTTTGATGATTTAAATAGTAAAAATGGTTTTTTTAGTATGCTATTTGATTTTATAGGGAAGAAAGAACGAGTTCAAAAAATCAAAGATGAATTTGATGTTTTCCTTGTTGGTTTTACGGAAAAACTTGTTAGATACAATAATATTTTTGGGAAATCAGTTCTTTTATCAGAACTTATATATCGTTATAAGGATAAATTAATAGAAAAACAAAGCTTTAGTGAGCCTAAAAATCCTTGTGGTTTTATATATCATCCAGGCATGTGGATAAAATCATTCTTTATAATTACTGCAATATTTGGATTGTCTTATATTCCAGTACTTCTTAATTTTATTGAAAAAATACAATGGAATTTGTATGCGCCAAAAGTCGCATTGAGTATATGGGTTATAGTTAATATTATTTATTTGATTGTTTGCATTTCAAGCTCTTTTTCTGAAATATTTGCTTATAAAAAAGCACTGATAGCTTATGATAAACTAAAAGACCTTTTAGAAAGTTATTATATTTCAGTTGCAGAATTATTTAGTATCAATACAAACAATAATTCTAAAACACCAACTGTAAATTTTTCTAAAATTAAATCAAAAAAAAGTGTTTTGTTAAAATATATAAGAATTCATTCCAGAAGATCAAAAATAGATTTAGGCGGGAAAAGCTGGGCTACCACTGTCCTATTGTGTTTGTTCCTGGGATTCATCGGTGCACATCGATTCTATGCCGGTAAAAACATAACGGGAGTACTGATGCTACTTACAGCAGCAACCGGCATAAGCTTGATATGGGCGCTGATAGATTTGATCGCTATTTTTAGTGGAAAATTTACCGATGGGGATGGAAACTATATTAGTTTAGCAAATTAAATTGATATTTATTATAATACCCTATTTTTAATCCGGTTCGCTTGAGCCCACCGGATAATGACATTCATAGCAGCAGGTCCAATTCTAAAATTACATTTAGCTTTTGCCTGAACCAGTATACGATCCCTGGTTACCTGTAGTGTTGCATTGCTTTCAGTTAGTCGAGAATATTTATTAAAACAAGAAAGGTTAAATATGAAACATTCCCCGCTTGAACAATCATAAGTATAAGAAGAAACACAATTTTTCATTTTACGGCCTTCGTTAAGGAGATCCTGAGCAGTCAAGAGCTGAGTTAACGTCCATACATATTCATCGGTCTCAAAGTTATAATTAGGTATGTCCATCCCTTCCCATTTTTTTGCAAAAGTGTCATTTATAATTGGCCTGTTTTGCCTTTGTCTAAGATGCCTCGCCTGTGTAAGCATGTTCAGGGCTTCTTGATCTCGTTGAATTTCAACATGCCATTCGTTTGCGAGTGAAATAATGCTGGTTATTGTTCTTCCGCTGAATGAAAAGGCTGGAAATTTCGTACCCCATTTGATTGTGCCGCGAATATTTGTAATTAAAAAATCACAAATATCCCCAAGTTCACCATCCTCAATCTGACAGTTCGGGCTGCGTGCAAGTAAATCGAGAAAACCGGTGACTATGGCATGATCAAAATATTTTTCAAATTTCAGTGTAAACATCTTGACAATAATCCTACAATATTTAGCGTCAAGGTTCCGTGCCTTACACTTTGCATGGAAATATAGTGCAACAACCGATGACGGACCGGTATAGGGCATCGCTGTGTTTAGGAAATAATGGGCTTCGGCTTTAGTAAAGTATTCCTTGTTTCTCCGATAGAATGAATCGCCGCTCACTATGTCCCGTATCCACCTCTTTGAAAGGATAATAATGTCATAATACGATGATTTTTTGTTTTTGCCTTGTTCATCTAGGAAATACTCTTTTTGGATTGTTGTAAATAGCAAGGGAAGGGAAACAGAGTAAGGATATATATAGGACTTGAAAAAATCTATATACTGACGTTCTTTATTAAAAGAACGAGACCTAAATCCCTGGGGTAGTCTATCCCTTTTATCAAAAGGGGTCCAATTTATATACGAAAACGCCTCAAGAAATTTAAAGCCGTCAGGCTTCTTCTCCGCAAATGTATTTTTCTTGCGATCCTCTGCTAAATTTTTTTCAACTGCAGCATCTTCAGATTCTTTTTTTTCCTTACATTCTAACTTATGTTGCCTTTTCTTTCTTGTTTGCATAATAGTTTTTTCGCGCCGTTGCTGCCTTTTTTCACTCCTGTGGATTTCTTCGGGGGTTTCAATACGTTTAATGGATTTAAGCTCCCTCATTTTCTGACCATCCTATTTAACGCATGTTGTGCCGCCTTTTCAATTATTCGATGAGAATTAAGGCAGTACAACACATCAAGCGGTTTTCCTTCCCACGCCTTGATTATTCGTTTAGCTTCTTTGGATTTAAGCCAGTCAAAATGTAAAAGAACACCGTCATAATATTTGAATACTCTGATATGGTTAAAATCTATCAGAAAATCATCTTCAAAATCGTCATAATGATCGGAATATCCATTTAGGATATTTCTGATTTCAGTGGTGTATTTATCCCATACTCTTTTCTTGGGATAGTAAAACCGTGATGAAGAAGACCAGCTTCCATCACCGGTAGCATGATAACGGGGGAAAATAATATCACCTTTTTCGGGGGTCCTCATTTCTTCATGAATACATTGGCGCTCTTTAGTACGAATACATCGCCAATCAGGTCCCCAATATTCTGAGCATTGGTCTGAGGGGAATTTGCGGTAACTTCTGGACATGGCTGCCTCCTGGGTTTAACCCTACGAGAAGACAGTCCACCTTTTTATATGATGCTTTTTCATAGTATTGATAATATAATACTTTATATCCAGAAAAATGTCGCTTATGAAGCGACATTTTCTGAATTATCTTTGATAGTCTTTTGGGAGACTATTTATCCCATACTGCAATCATTTACTGGAACGACACAGCCCCCTTCCAGCCGCCGAACTTCAGCCGCCCTTGGACAAAAGTTATTTTTGCCTTATTATAAACATACTCCCAAAACCAAACTGTATCGGTTCGGGCCGGAAGCAATGCAACCACGGTAGTACCGACCAATGATGATTCTTAAGCTTTTTTAACCCATTTTATAATTTCCCGTCCATACGGAAGGTTCATCCAACATATACCTTTCCAATCTTGCAAAAGGCCGTCTTGCTTCGATGTATACGCAGACACTTTGAGTTCTGAGGTATGGCCATATATCAAGGGTAAAACGGTATTGTGCGTCTAGGTTATCAAATAGATCTTGGATGTTTCCCATAAATCGGTATTGCTACTCATCATTCCTGGATTGATCATTTTTTGTTCCTAAATGATAATTTTATAAAACTTAACAACATATAACTATCAATATCTTTAGCCTTTCGACGGGCATATTAAGGGGTACCCGTAAAGTTAATTATACCCAGTCCTTTAACGAGAATTGAACTGCCCAATTTCTGTCTATATCCTTAAGTTTAACGCTTTTGTTAGGCATAGGGCATGAAGGTGTTTTTTCAAGGT encodes:
- a CDS encoding PcfJ domain-containing protein — translated: MRELKSIKRIETPEEIHRSEKRQQRREKTIMQTRKKRQHKLECKEKKESEDAAVEKNLAEDRKKNTFAEKKPDGFKFLEAFSYINWTPFDKRDRLPQGFRSRSFNKERQYIDFFKSYIYPYSVSLPLLFTTIQKEYFLDEQGKNKKSSYYDIIILSKRWIRDIVSGDSFYRRNKEYFTKAEAHYFLNTAMPYTGPSSVVALYFHAKCKARNLDAKYCRIIVKMFTLKFEKYFDHAIVTGFLDLLARSPNCQIEDGELGDICDFLITNIRGTIKWGTKFPAFSFSGRTITSIISLANEWHVEIQRDQEALNMLTQARHLRQRQNRPIINDTFAKKWEGMDIPNYNFETDEYVWTLTQLLTAQDLLNEGRKMKNCVSSYTYDCSSGECFIFNLSCFNKYSRLTESNATLQVTRDRILVQAKAKCNFRIGPAAMNVIIRWAQANRIKNRVL
- a CDS encoding zinc-ribbon domain and TM2 domain-containing protein; translation: MYCHNCGNKIITPVNFCQKCGAKINSTDDTTQFEDIEYEMHDDKDSKITNQTKINQSNEKANELTTIPQLKDHLMQLSNSRDNDEALALAAKAQLQVLEVINSPAMVSSVFDLMIESLYRAYGKTKNEDETKELQMRASLMVQNMVFFMEAKVRYEEDKFSKQGKELMQKGCSLLAESATSIIAAGPLGGIKIMSSKLFDDLNSKNGFFSMLFDFIGKKERVQKIKDEFDVFLVGFTEKLVRYNNIFGKSVLLSELIYRYKDKLIEKQSFSEPKNPCGFIYHPGMWIKSFFIITAIFGLSYIPVLLNFIEKIQWNLYAPKVALSIWVIVNIIYLIVCISSSFSEIFAYKKALIAYDKLKDLLESYYISVAELFSINTNNNSKTPTVNFSKIKSKKSVLLKYIRIHSRRSKIDLGGKSWATTVLLCLFLGFIGAHRFYAGKNITGVLMLLTAATGISLIWALIDLIAIFSGKFTDGDGNYISLAN